Proteins from a single region of Acanthochromis polyacanthus isolate Apoly-LR-REF ecotype Palm Island chromosome 11, KAUST_Apoly_ChrSc, whole genome shotgun sequence:
- the nr1d2b gene encoding nuclear receptor subfamily 1 group D member 2b — translation MESTKAGGVIAYISSSSSASSPESCHSDSSNGSYQSSSPPRGSSPSQSADPTLTGSRNLPGTQKSGRSSSSAKCGITKINGLVLLCKVCGDVASGFHYGVHACEGCKGFFRRSIQQNIQYKKCLKNESCPIMRINRNRCQQCRFKKCLMVGMSRDSVRFGRIPKREKQRMLLEMQSAMNNMMNNSQLQSQLHSSQTLPIAKPLPASATEPTSEDAGPAPSCSPSSSPCSNQSDSSSDPEPAVSMDTSPSSASPSASDSGEEEVIGSVTRAHQETFMYNQEQSSLAAEPSASTGPLNSGSAKNTTSSHQQEERQDAWNHHNNLVTMTDHQPSSSLGPQVQENTLNHCPFRLSRSAATSHCPAYTHGAFRAPPTEGPANGSYSASLWRGGNRMHLVCPMNTSPHVDPQKSGHEVWEEFSHSFTPAVREVVEFAKKIPGFRDLSQHDQVSLLKAGTFEVLVVRFASLFDVKDRTVTFLGGKKYSVDTLRAMGAGDLLNSMFDFSEKLSNLGLSEEEMSLFTAVVLVSADRSGIENVNSVEALQETLIRALRSLITKNHPNESAIFTKLLLKLPDLRSLNNMHSEQLLAFKVHS, via the exons ATGGAGTCGACAAAAGCTG GAGGCGTAATAGCCTACATTAGCTCATCCAGCTCCGCATCCAGCCCAGAGTCTTGCCACAGCGACTCATCTAATGGCAGCTACCAGTCGTCCTCACCGCCCCGCGGCTCCTCACCCAGCCAGTCAGCTGACCCCACGCTCACCGGCAGCCGGAACCTTCCAGGGACTCAGAAGAGCGGGCGCTCCTCATCCTCGGCAAAGTGTGGCATCACAA AAATCAACGGCCTGGTACTGCTGTGTAAGGTGTGTGGTGATGTGGCCTCCGGTTTCCACTATGGAGTCCATGCCTGCGAGGGCTGCAAG GGTTTCTTCAGGAGGAGCATCCAGCAGAACATCCAGTATAAGAAGTGCCTTAAGAACGAGAGCTGTCCCATCATGAGGATCAACAGGAACCGCTGCCAGCAGTGCCGCTTCAAGAAATGCCTGATGGTGGGGATGTCCAGAGACT CTGTGCGTTTTGGCCGAATCCCCAAGCGGGAGAAGCAGCGCATGCTGCTGGAGATGCAAAGTGCCATGAACAACATGATGAACAACAGCCAGCTTCAAAGCCAGCTCCACAGCAGCCAGACGCTGCCCATCGCCAAACCGCTGCCGGCCAGCGCCACCGAACCTACCTCTGAGGACgctggccccgccccctcctgctctccttcctcctcaccATGCTCCAACCAGTCAGACTCCAGTTCTGATCCTGAGCCTGCTGTCTCCATGGACACCAGCCCCAGCTCAGCCTCGCCCAGTGCGTCAGACAGTGGCGAGGAGGAGGTGATCGGTTCGGTGACCAGGGCCCACCAGGAGACCTTCATGTATAACCAAGAGCAGAGCAGCCTGGCGGCTGAGCCCTCGGCGTCCACCGGCCCCCTAAATAGTGGTTCTGCCAAAAACACCACAAGCAGCCACCAGCAAGAGGAGCGCCAGGACGCCTGGAACCACCACAACAACCTGGTCACCATGACAGACCACCAACCCTCCTCCAGCCTGGGTCCTCAGGTGCAGGAGAACACCCTGAACCACTGCCCcttcagactgtccaggagcgcTGCTACTAGCCACTGTCCAGCCTACACTCATGGAGCTTTCAGAGCTCCGCCTACAGAAGGCCCAGCCAACGGATCCTACAGTGCCTCCCTCTGGAGGGGAGGCAACAGAATGCATCTG GTTTGTCCAATGAACACATCCCCTCATGTGGATCCTCAGAAGTCTGGACATgaggtgtgggaggagttctcCCACAGCTTCACCCCTGCTGTCAGGGAGGTGGTGGAATTTGCTAagaagatcccaggtttcagagACCTGTCTCAGCATGATCAGGTCAGCCTGCTGAAGGCTGGCACCTTTGAG GTGTTGGTGGTTCGCTTTGCTTCACTGTTCGATGTGAAGGACCGTACTGTCACTTTTCTGGGAGGTAAGAAGTACAGCGTGGACACTCTGAGGGCTATGGGGGCCGGGGACCTCCTGAACTCCATGTTTGACTTCAGCGAGAAGCTCAGCAACCTGGGACTCAGCGAGGAGGAGATGAGCCTTTTCACTGCTGTGGTGCTGGTCTCTGCAG ATCGTTCCGGCATCGAGAATGTGAACTCCGTGGAGGCCCTGCAGGAGACGCTGATCCGTGCATTGCGAAGCCTCATTACCAAGAACCACCCGAACGAGTCGGCAATCTTCACCAAGCTGCTGCTCAAACTGCCCGACCTGCGCTCGCTCAACAACATGCACTCCGAGCAGCTGCTGGCCTTCAAGGTCCATTCCTGA